The following proteins are co-located in the Legionella fallonii LLAP-10 genome:
- a CDS encoding multicopper oxidase domain-containing protein translates to MKKIITLLFIVLLVSNVFAAKQVINLVVGYKTVYFAGKPRKAIAVNNQIPAPTLHFKEGDQVTINVTNHLDKGTSIHWHGLLVPWQMDGVEELSQKEIPPGGVFHYQFTLEQAGTYWYHAHAGLQEQQGLYGAFLIDPPKAPHYHYTKDFVVVLSDWINTKPERVLANLKKAGDYYAPRFPLQPSLVKFIHDYKKGSVEERKSLIADYKMMQQMRMSIYDISDVAYDAFLLNGQPKTNPWTALVKKGDVVRLRFIGAGGGTIFHVKIPGTTMQMVHVQGNDVSPYTIDDFTVAPGETYDVLVKIQNNAPYIIYAESFDTVGAAYGALVSSANQPINYGAVTPFPEPLPVSRDMMALMMGQMNQGSLPKTMNSSAMTKTTPHAHTMKMNSNTKMNSDTKMNSDMKTNSDMKTNSDMKTNSDMKTNSDMKTNSDMKTNSDMKTNSDMKTNSDMKTNSDMKTNSDMKTNSDMKTNSDMKTNSDMKTNSDMKTNSDMKTNSGMKTNSDMKMDSGMKMNSDMKTNSDMKTNSGMKTNSDMKTNSDMKTNSGMKMDSGMKMDSGMKMDSGMKTNSDMKTNSDMKTNSDMKTNSDMKTNSDMKTNSGMKTNSGMKMDSGMKMNSDMKMNSDMKTNSDMKTNSDMKTNSDMKTNSDMKTNSGMKTNSGMKMDSGMKMDSGMKMDSGMKMDSGMKMDSGMKMDSGMKMDSGMKMDSGMKMSMPTEPSIIGDKLSPPSSSYKTSVGTKYQPMVATIKTNDPNKPVFKVINMDLFGYMDQFIWFINGVPAYKAHPIILEPNKRYRFVITNTSMMHHPMHIHGHWFILRKGNDAYDPLLHTIDVPPGATMTADVDTDASGQWFFHCHFLYHMVAGMSRMFQYSTLIEITKGERKPQDIVKQTPYYNRPIVRVDEARPIDLSLAKHPMVHPAGLWMASLIDVGADPFHNAQRLNYRGLYGPDYNKLELFVNDAELYKGKLENADIDIFYWHLISQFWAIKGGANYTNKPANTPYWQPGIGLEGIMPYFIDTNLRGYYYNGSAKLDLELSRDTQITNNFLIRAGIRSILASKTVTQADIGSGLNQMRYIVRPYYRLMPALDLFVEYEHEHSYGAFKTIQVNQGEAPTQDTVTFGLVLLL, encoded by the coding sequence GTGAAAAAAATAATTACATTACTTTTTATCGTATTGTTGGTATCCAATGTGTTTGCTGCAAAGCAAGTAATCAATTTGGTCGTGGGATACAAAACAGTTTACTTTGCAGGGAAACCCCGAAAGGCCATTGCGGTGAATAATCAAATTCCCGCACCCACCTTGCATTTTAAAGAAGGGGATCAGGTCACCATCAATGTGACTAATCATCTTGATAAAGGGACGTCAATCCATTGGCATGGTCTTTTAGTACCTTGGCAAATGGATGGTGTAGAAGAACTGAGCCAAAAAGAAATTCCCCCTGGTGGCGTTTTTCATTATCAGTTCACCTTGGAACAAGCCGGCACTTATTGGTATCATGCCCATGCAGGCCTACAAGAACAACAAGGTTTGTATGGCGCCTTTCTCATCGATCCGCCTAAAGCACCTCATTATCATTATACTAAAGATTTTGTGGTTGTCTTATCCGACTGGATAAATACAAAACCAGAACGAGTTTTAGCGAACCTTAAAAAAGCTGGAGATTACTATGCGCCTCGTTTTCCCCTTCAACCTTCGCTTGTAAAATTTATTCATGATTATAAAAAAGGTTCCGTTGAAGAGCGGAAAAGTTTAATCGCAGATTACAAAATGATGCAACAAATGCGTATGAGCATTTATGACATCAGTGATGTTGCCTATGATGCCTTTTTACTCAATGGCCAACCCAAAACCAACCCGTGGACCGCATTAGTTAAAAAAGGAGATGTAGTCCGCTTACGTTTTATTGGGGCAGGCGGTGGCACCATTTTTCATGTAAAAATTCCTGGTACGACCATGCAGATGGTCCATGTACAAGGTAATGATGTGAGCCCTTATACAATCGATGATTTTACAGTAGCGCCTGGGGAAACCTATGACGTATTGGTCAAAATTCAAAATAATGCACCCTATATTATTTACGCCGAATCATTCGATACCGTGGGCGCTGCTTATGGGGCCTTAGTCAGCTCAGCCAATCAACCGATTAATTACGGAGCGGTAACTCCATTCCCAGAGCCCTTACCTGTCTCCAGAGACATGATGGCATTAATGATGGGACAGATGAACCAAGGCTCTTTACCTAAGACAATGAATTCATCGGCTATGACAAAAACAACACCTCATGCCCATACTATGAAGATGAATTCAAACACGAAGATGAATTCAGACACGAAAATGAATTCAGACATGAAGACGAATTCCGACATGAAGACGAATTCCGACATGAAGACGAATTCCGACATGAAGACGAATTCCGACATGAAAACGAATTCCGACATGAAAACGAATTCCGACATGAAAACGAATTCCGACATGAAAACGAATTCCGACATGAAAACGAATTCCGACATGAAAACGAATTCCGACATGAAAACGAATTCCGACATGAAAACGAATTCCGACATGAAAACGAATTCCGACATGAAAACGAATTCCGACATGAAAACGAATTCCGACATGAAAACGAATTCAGGCATGAAAACGAATTCCGACATGAAAATGGATTCAGGCATGAAAATGAATTCAGACATGAAGACGAATTCCGACATGAAAACGAATTCAGGCATGAAAACGAATTCCGACATGAAAACGAATTCCGACATGAAAACGAATTCAGGCATGAAAATGGATTCAGGCATGAAAATGGATTCAGGCATGAAAATGGATTCAGGCATGAAAACGAATTCCGACATGAAGACGAATTCCGACATGAAGACGAATTCCGACATGAAGACGAATTCCGACATGAAAACGAATTCCGACATGAAAACGAATTCAGGCATGAAAACGAATTCAGGCATGAAAATGGATTCAGGCATGAAAATGAATTCAGACATGAAAATGAATTCAGACATGAAGACGAATTCAGACATGAAGACGAATTCCGACATGAAGACGAATTCCGACATGAAAACGAATTCCGACATGAAAACGAATTCAGGCATGAAAACGAATTCAGGCATGAAAATGGATTCAGGCATGAAAATGGATTCAGGCATGAAAATGGATTCAGGCATGAAAATGGATTCAGGCATGAAAATGGATTCAGGCATGAAAATGGATTCAGGCATGAAAATGGATTCAGGCATGAAAATGGATTCAGGCATGAAGATGAGTATGCCCACTGAACCATCCATTATAGGCGACAAGCTGTCTCCTCCCAGCTCCTCGTACAAAACCTCGGTAGGAACAAAATATCAACCGATGGTCGCGACGATTAAAACCAACGATCCGAATAAACCTGTGTTCAAGGTGATCAATATGGATTTGTTTGGCTATATGGATCAATTCATTTGGTTTATAAACGGCGTGCCTGCTTATAAAGCACATCCAATCATTTTAGAGCCCAATAAACGGTATCGTTTTGTTATCACCAATACATCGATGATGCATCATCCCATGCATATTCATGGCCATTGGTTTATTTTGCGCAAAGGAAATGATGCCTATGATCCCTTATTGCATACGATTGATGTCCCACCTGGGGCCACCATGACCGCAGATGTGGATACGGATGCAAGCGGCCAATGGTTTTTTCATTGTCATTTCCTCTATCACATGGTAGCGGGCATGTCACGAATGTTTCAGTATTCTACCTTAATCGAAATCACCAAAGGGGAAAGAAAACCGCAAGACATTGTGAAACAAACACCCTATTATAATCGCCCCATTGTACGAGTCGATGAAGCAAGACCCATCGATCTCTCTCTGGCTAAGCATCCCATGGTACATCCCGCAGGATTATGGATGGCTTCACTCATTGATGTAGGGGCAGATCCCTTCCATAATGCGCAACGTCTTAACTATAGGGGATTATATGGACCTGATTACAATAAATTGGAGTTATTCGTCAATGATGCCGAACTGTATAAGGGAAAACTTGAAAATGCAGACATTGATATTTTTTACTGGCATTTAATCAGTCAATTTTGGGCGATTAAAGGCGGCGCTAATTACACCAATAAACCGGCTAATACACCTTATTGGCAACCAGGGATCGGTCTTGAAGGAATAATGCCTTATTTTATTGATACCAATCTTAGAGGCTATTACTACAATGGTAGTGCGAAATTAGATCTTGAGTTATCACGTGATACGCAAATCACCAATAATTTTCTCATCAGAGCAGGAATACGAAGCATCCTCGCTTCAAAAACGGTGACCCAAGCTGATATCGGCAGTGGGTTGAATCAAATGCGTTATATTGTACGACCTTATTACCGCTTAATGCCAGCCTTAGACCTGTTTGTTGAATACGAACATGAGCATAGTTATGGGGCATTTAAGACCATTCAAGTCAATCAAGGTGAAGCGCCGACCCAAGACACGGTAACCTTTGGCCTTGTCTTGTTACTTTAA
- a CDS encoding efflux RND transporter permease subunit: MFTHLIAWSLHNRLLILALTLVLCLLGGYTLKQMPVDVFPEFAPPQVVVQTQAPGMATQDVETLITYPLESAINGTPGVVSVRSKTSVGLSTITIVFDDQTDIYRNRQLVNERIQQVTNRLPPGVGSPVMLPVTSAVGWLVKYALVSDTASPETLRTISDWTIRPRILALGGVASVVSIGGEVKQYQVRLIPERMLAYRITVEEVRQALTSANQNVPGAFLHQAGTEMVVGTMGRIQSLADIKKTLIVVRNGVPITINNIAHVAFGGEIKRGDGSYNTQNAVIGTVSKAYGADTVTTTAKVEKALAEINRALPADVTLITNVFRQANFIESAIHNLTRALLEGAVIVIAILFVFLMNWRASFITFLSMPVSFVVGILVLHYFGIGINSMTLGGMAIAIGEVVDDGIITVENVVHRLRINRQEAHPLPTIEVVFDAVLEIRSSVVYATMIISLVFLPIFFLSGIAERIFSPLAIAYIASVLGSLVVSITMVPALCYLLLVHRQEKQHDAEVSLHALSQKERHYTVERETNHEVESETRFVLWLKKHFLNALQWSVSHCKLVLALSLSAFIFALALLPFFGTSFLPEFHEGNFIVAMSTLPGTSLDESMRLGQQVQKVLLRYPQVISIAQRAGRSELDEDALPPNVSEFDVRLDFAKDKSMPPDELLRRIRADLANIPGTVFNVGQFIAHRMDEVLSGVRAQVAVKIFGDNLSTLNELGQSMEALLKSVPGVVDVNKEQQIKVSQLVIKLDREKAARYGVNVGQISEDVQVLLNGVSVSSVLEGQRTFDLYLRMDKPGRDSVKAIQNMLIDAHGVGENSTAQIPLRAVAEIELKPQPFAINREKVQRLLVIGFNVQGRDLGSVITEVQQRVQQKIKLPTGYFIQYGGQFESQQQASKVILAFGGLVIFIMLILLHKAFGTFREALLVMFNLPLALIGGVISLFVVSGEMSVAAMIGFITLFGIAARNGIILVSHYNQLRLQGKTREQVVFDGTMDRLVPVLMTAATAALGLFPLLWGSPAGKELERPLAQVLLGGLFTSTVLNMFVVPTVYNAIEVWREKRTAFNETTQGEKT; the protein is encoded by the coding sequence ATGTTTACGCACCTCATTGCCTGGTCTTTGCATAATCGTCTTTTAATTTTGGCACTCACCTTGGTTTTGTGTTTGTTAGGTGGCTATACCTTAAAACAAATGCCTGTGGATGTATTTCCTGAATTTGCCCCACCGCAAGTGGTGGTGCAAACTCAAGCCCCAGGTATGGCAACCCAGGATGTGGAAACCTTAATTACCTATCCTTTGGAAAGTGCAATTAACGGCACGCCTGGGGTGGTTAGTGTGCGTTCTAAAACGTCCGTGGGTCTTTCTACTATCACGATCGTATTTGATGACCAAACTGACATCTACCGTAATCGCCAATTGGTGAATGAACGCATTCAGCAAGTGACTAATCGCTTGCCACCAGGGGTTGGTTCGCCGGTGATGTTACCGGTTACCTCTGCCGTGGGATGGTTGGTTAAATACGCTTTGGTCAGTGATACTGCAAGCCCTGAAACTCTGCGCACTATTTCGGACTGGACTATTCGACCACGGATTTTGGCACTAGGCGGCGTGGCCTCTGTGGTATCTATTGGTGGCGAGGTCAAGCAATATCAAGTCCGTCTTATTCCCGAGCGCATGTTAGCGTATCGAATCACCGTGGAAGAGGTACGCCAAGCCTTGACTTCTGCCAATCAAAATGTGCCTGGTGCTTTTTTGCATCAGGCAGGAACTGAAATGGTGGTGGGTACCATGGGGCGTATTCAATCCTTAGCCGACATTAAAAAAACGTTGATTGTTGTTCGTAATGGTGTACCCATTACCATTAATAATATTGCGCACGTTGCTTTTGGTGGTGAGATTAAACGCGGTGATGGGAGCTATAATACCCAAAATGCCGTGATTGGTACCGTCTCTAAAGCCTATGGGGCCGATACGGTCACGACCACAGCTAAAGTAGAAAAGGCACTTGCAGAAATTAACAGAGCACTGCCTGCTGATGTAACCTTAATAACCAATGTATTTCGCCAGGCCAATTTTATTGAATCCGCTATTCACAATTTAACACGGGCCCTGCTTGAAGGTGCGGTGATTGTCATTGCGATTCTTTTTGTCTTTTTGATGAATTGGCGTGCTTCTTTTATTACTTTTTTGTCCATGCCGGTTTCATTCGTGGTTGGTATTTTAGTCCTGCATTATTTTGGCATTGGCATTAATTCCATGACCTTAGGTGGTATGGCGATTGCCATTGGCGAAGTGGTTGATGACGGCATCATTACGGTTGAAAACGTAGTGCATCGCTTGCGGATTAATCGACAGGAAGCTCATCCCTTACCTACCATTGAAGTGGTTTTTGATGCAGTACTTGAAATTCGAAGCTCGGTGGTTTATGCCACGATGATTATTAGTCTCGTCTTTTTACCCATCTTCTTTTTGTCAGGCATTGCTGAGCGCATTTTTAGCCCTTTAGCCATTGCCTACATTGCCTCCGTATTAGGTTCTCTGGTGGTCTCCATCACCATGGTACCTGCTTTGTGCTACCTGTTGCTGGTACATCGCCAAGAAAAACAACACGATGCCGAAGTCAGTTTGCATGCCTTATCGCAAAAAGAGCGACATTATACGGTTGAGCGCGAAACGAATCACGAGGTTGAATCCGAAACTCGTTTTGTCTTGTGGCTAAAAAAACATTTTTTAAACGCACTCCAATGGTCCGTATCGCACTGCAAATTAGTGCTCGCCCTAAGCCTGTCTGCGTTTATTTTTGCTTTGGCGTTACTTCCTTTTTTCGGTACTTCTTTTTTACCGGAGTTTCATGAGGGCAACTTTATTGTCGCAATGAGTACCTTGCCTGGAACCTCACTGGATGAATCCATGCGTTTAGGCCAACAGGTGCAAAAGGTTTTACTTCGCTACCCGCAAGTGATTTCCATTGCGCAGCGTGCAGGACGCAGTGAATTGGATGAGGATGCCTTGCCACCTAATGTCAGTGAGTTTGATGTGCGCCTTGATTTTGCTAAAGACAAATCCATGCCACCGGATGAACTGCTGCGTCGTATCCGTGCGGATTTGGCCAATATTCCAGGCACGGTATTTAACGTGGGCCAATTCATCGCCCATCGCATGGATGAGGTACTTTCCGGCGTTCGAGCTCAAGTGGCCGTTAAAATTTTTGGGGATAATTTATCCACACTCAATGAGTTAGGGCAGTCGATGGAGGCCCTTTTAAAATCAGTACCCGGGGTGGTGGATGTGAATAAAGAGCAACAGATTAAAGTGTCACAGCTGGTGATAAAGCTTGATCGCGAAAAAGCAGCGCGTTATGGAGTCAATGTTGGGCAGATTTCTGAAGACGTGCAGGTGCTGCTGAATGGCGTCAGTGTATCCAGTGTTTTAGAGGGGCAACGAACCTTTGATTTATATCTGCGGATGGATAAACCGGGACGTGATAGCGTTAAAGCCATTCAAAACATGCTCATTGATGCGCATGGGGTGGGGGAAAACAGCACGGCGCAAATACCCCTGCGCGCCGTGGCTGAGATTGAATTGAAACCGCAACCTTTTGCCATTAATCGTGAGAAGGTGCAACGTTTGTTAGTCATTGGCTTTAATGTGCAGGGCCGCGATTTAGGCAGTGTGATTACTGAGGTGCAACAGCGAGTACAACAAAAAATTAAACTCCCCACCGGTTATTTTATTCAATACGGTGGCCAGTTTGAAAGCCAGCAACAAGCGTCCAAAGTTATTTTGGCCTTTGGTGGATTGGTGATTTTTATCATGCTGATTTTACTGCATAAAGCCTTTGGCACCTTTAGAGAAGCGTTATTGGTGATGTTTAATTTGCCTTTAGCACTCATTGGTGGGGTCATTTCGTTGTTTGTGGTCAGCGGTGAGATGAGTGTGGCGGCTATGATCGGCTTTATTACTTTGTTTGGTATTGCTGCGAGAAACGGAATCATTTTGGTGAGTCATTACAATCAATTACGATTGCAGGGCAAAACTCGAGAACAAGTGGTTTTTGATGGCACTATGGACCGCTTGGTGCCGGTATTAATGACTGCCGCAACGGCCGCACTGGGGTTATTTCCTCTATTATGGGGCTCACCTGCAGGTAAAGAATTGGAGCGTCCTTTGGCTCAGGTGCTTTTAGGTGGATTATTTACATCGACGGTCTTAAATATGTTTGTAGTGCCTACCGTGTATAACGCCATCGAAGTGTGGCGAGAAAAACGTACTGCTTTTAATGAAACTACTCAAGGAGAAAAAACATGA
- a CDS encoding ferredoxin, with protein MAHEQYQMCIEACLACAAQCEHCGTACRNEDKDKDRGGYFEVGRKDCAQLCALAAEMMARGSQYVQEICALCAKACRERASHMEHCKWCADTSIHCAQECEKISASS; from the coding sequence ATGGCTCATGAACAATATCAAATGTGTATCGAAGCCTGTTTGGCATGTGCTGCTCAATGTGAACATTGCGGAACAGCTTGTCGCAATGAGGATAAAGACAAGGATAGGGGTGGTTATTTTGAGGTTGGTAGGAAGGATTGCGCACAACTCTGTGCTCTAGCCGCTGAAATGATGGCCAGAGGATCGCAATATGTTCAAGAAATCTGTGCTCTTTGTGCTAAAGCTTGCAGAGAACGTGCTAGTCACATGGAGCATTGTAAATGGTGTGCTGATACGAGTATTCATTGCGCTCAAGAGTGTGAAAAAATAAGTGCTTCATCGTAA
- a CDS encoding efflux RND transporter periplasmic adaptor subunit, which produces MTWQQKIKTGLSAAIVLCLFLNAPSVSAHGDEIEVNEGGKAGPVQLTKEQTQMLGIEVADATPRPMAELLTLNGQIQLLPDAQADVSVRISGAVTAINANLGDKVVKDQALATVQSRLIGNPPPSVAVKSPIDGVIDARNVNLGQAVEPNTVLFHVSNRNQLLVVAQVYEEDLSRVKVGQKVNVHALSYPKQIFPGKVTLIEPNLDALTRTVNVQIRLDNQDNVLKPGMFVRANLVLRYANAALTVPSNAILEVDNVSFVFVRTGNNYERVNVRVGASDDSYTEIKEGLVPGDEVVIQGNQELYTLSLTSGGKSRLGHEEPH; this is translated from the coding sequence ATGACTTGGCAACAAAAGATTAAAACAGGACTGAGTGCGGCGATTGTTTTGTGCCTCTTCTTAAATGCACCTTCAGTAAGTGCACATGGGGATGAAATTGAGGTCAATGAGGGGGGAAAAGCGGGACCTGTACAATTGACCAAGGAGCAAACTCAAATGTTGGGTATTGAGGTGGCTGATGCGACCCCTCGTCCTATGGCAGAATTGCTGACTCTTAATGGCCAAATTCAGTTGTTGCCCGATGCTCAAGCCGATGTCAGTGTACGAATCAGTGGGGCTGTGACGGCCATTAATGCCAATTTAGGCGATAAAGTAGTCAAAGACCAGGCTTTGGCTACGGTGCAATCGCGTTTAATTGGCAATCCACCGCCTAGTGTGGCGGTGAAATCCCCGATTGATGGGGTTATTGATGCACGTAATGTTAATTTGGGACAGGCAGTGGAGCCTAATACCGTTTTGTTTCATGTCAGTAATCGGAACCAGTTGCTTGTTGTGGCGCAAGTATATGAAGAAGACTTAAGCCGCGTTAAAGTAGGGCAGAAGGTTAATGTTCATGCATTAAGTTATCCCAAGCAGATTTTTCCAGGCAAAGTGACACTCATTGAGCCCAATTTGGACGCTTTAACGCGTACCGTTAATGTCCAAATCCGCTTGGATAATCAAGACAACGTATTAAAGCCAGGTATGTTTGTGCGGGCTAATCTTGTTTTACGCTATGCCAATGCGGCACTGACTGTACCAAGCAACGCGATTCTTGAGGTGGATAATGTCTCGTTTGTCTTTGTACGCACAGGCAATAACTATGAGCGGGTGAATGTGCGTGTTGGTGCCAGTGACGACAGTTATACGGAAATAAAAGAAGGACTTGTACCCGGTGATGAGGTGGTCATCCAAGGCAATCAGGAACTGTATACCTTATCCTTAACTAGCGGTGGCAAATCCCGATTAGGTCATGAGGAGCCCCATTAA
- a CDS encoding DUF4156 domain-containing protein translates to MRKKTSYCLLVTLLVGLSSCSKNVALTSEGAQIKVVKAGKLSRSCQYLDKISAYDVNGVSQSYQSHEHLYQDELNILKNKSALLGANTLTITQHQSLFTGNPKTHLVDRHGLEGKAYRCKQ, encoded by the coding sequence ATGAGAAAAAAGACGAGCTACTGTCTATTAGTTACGCTCTTAGTTGGGCTTTCAAGTTGTAGTAAAAATGTAGCGCTCACTTCAGAAGGAGCTCAAATCAAAGTAGTCAAAGCAGGTAAGCTCAGCCGAAGTTGTCAGTATTTGGACAAAATATCTGCTTACGATGTGAATGGAGTTTCACAATCGTATCAATCCCATGAGCATTTGTATCAAGATGAACTCAATATTTTAAAAAATAAGTCGGCTCTTTTAGGAGCAAATACCCTTACGATTACCCAACATCAGTCACTATTTACAGGCAATCCGAAAACGCACTTGGTTGATCGACATGGGTTAGAGGGTAAAGCCTATCGCTGCAAACAGTAA
- a CDS encoding DUF2231 domain-containing protein has translation MIEILPNWHPIFVHFTVALFTTAFGFNLLAYLAPYVRFIPAKMALEFEVVSRWCLWSAAVVTVLTVLAGLYAYNTVTHDEAGHMAMTDHRNWALSTAFVMGLVAIWSIWRYAKQKTVTITFLIAMLLVQGLLLATAWRGGELVYRHGLGVMSLPKAEGEKQHHHEDNIMIESPLKAPAKK, from the coding sequence ATGATAGAAATCCTACCCAATTGGCATCCTATCTTTGTTCATTTTACCGTGGCTTTATTTACCACCGCTTTTGGTTTCAACCTACTTGCTTATTTGGCTCCTTATGTACGATTCATTCCCGCAAAAATGGCTTTAGAATTTGAAGTGGTTAGCCGTTGGTGCTTATGGAGTGCTGCTGTCGTGACTGTATTGACCGTCCTAGCAGGTCTTTACGCCTACAATACCGTCACACATGATGAGGCAGGACACATGGCCATGACTGATCACCGTAATTGGGCCTTGTCTACGGCTTTTGTCATGGGGTTAGTTGCCATTTGGTCGATATGGCGCTACGCCAAGCAGAAAACAGTGACCATCACGTTCCTAATCGCAATGCTTCTGGTGCAAGGTTTACTACTCGCTACAGCCTGGCGTGGCGGTGAGCTTGTTTATCGTCATGGGTTGGGCGTCATGTCATTACCCAAAGCAGAGGGAGAAAAGCAGCATCATCATGAGGACAATATTATGATTGAAAGCCCTCTTAAGGCCCCGGCCAAAAAATAG
- a CDS encoding multicopper oxidase family protein — translation MMLVVRGLLFIVLVLNNLIAGANAPVSKPAKPTVLLIKKYTTTINGKASELFKIEQPDGTWGFYGIKGQMFDAIVKNQTDKPTAVHWHGLMVPNDQDGVPYITQAPIPPGGEYHYHFPLKQSGTYWMHSHHDLQVQQFLSAPLIISDPDEVQSTKDVTLFIGDFSYKKPELIFAELKHGEMAHMHHGGGMASANGKQVTLDLNDVAYDAFLTNYRTLKNPEIVSVRPGDTVRLRFIAGSAMTNFFLNTGQLQGEAIAIDGQPIKPVKSNQFQLPVGQRLDVLVKIPVGEKAYPILAQGEGTSMQTGLILATPKATIPVLKEQADSTAGALNYDQELKLKAVNPLKPQNPGQTLVVNLEGDMMGYSWSINKQVWPHIKPLQVTSNKRVEMLFHNQTTMAHPMHLHGHVFEVTEIDGKAIKNGAIQDTVLVLPHSTVKVQFDTDNPGNWMMHCHMLYHQESGMMTLVHYKGVAMPPLTMTHEMHS, via the coding sequence ATGATGTTAGTTGTTCGCGGTTTATTGTTCATTGTTTTAGTTTTAAATAACCTAATTGCAGGCGCTAATGCGCCTGTGTCGAAACCTGCGAAACCCACCGTACTCCTTATAAAAAAATACACGACCACCATCAATGGTAAAGCGAGTGAATTGTTTAAAATAGAACAGCCCGATGGGACTTGGGGTTTTTATGGGATAAAGGGACAGATGTTTGACGCTATTGTAAAAAACCAGACGGATAAACCTACGGCAGTACACTGGCATGGCTTGATGGTTCCTAATGATCAAGATGGCGTGCCTTACATCACTCAGGCTCCTATTCCGCCAGGTGGTGAATACCATTATCATTTTCCGTTAAAACAATCTGGGACTTATTGGATGCATTCGCATCATGACTTGCAAGTCCAACAGTTCTTGTCGGCTCCACTCATTATATCCGATCCTGATGAGGTCCAAAGCACTAAGGACGTCACGTTATTCATTGGTGATTTTAGTTATAAAAAACCGGAACTCATTTTTGCTGAATTAAAACACGGTGAAATGGCGCACATGCACCATGGCGGTGGAATGGCTTCCGCGAATGGCAAGCAGGTAACGCTTGATTTAAATGATGTGGCCTATGATGCCTTTCTTACTAATTACCGCACCCTTAAAAATCCTGAAATCGTCTCTGTTCGTCCTGGCGATACCGTACGCTTGCGCTTTATAGCGGGCTCTGCGATGACCAATTTTTTTCTCAACACGGGACAGTTACAGGGTGAGGCCATTGCCATTGATGGTCAGCCGATTAAGCCTGTGAAATCCAATCAGTTTCAATTACCAGTAGGACAACGCCTGGATGTACTGGTTAAAATTCCTGTCGGTGAAAAGGCTTATCCTATCCTTGCACAAGGTGAGGGCACGTCCATGCAAACGGGCCTTATTCTTGCCACACCAAAAGCAACTATTCCTGTCCTTAAAGAGCAAGCGGATTCAACAGCGGGTGCACTCAATTACGACCAGGAACTCAAGCTCAAGGCAGTAAATCCTTTAAAACCACAAAATCCTGGGCAAACGCTGGTTGTCAATCTGGAGGGTGATATGATGGGTTATTCGTGGTCCATTAATAAACAAGTTTGGCCTCATATAAAACCTTTGCAAGTCACTTCCAATAAACGGGTAGAGATGCTGTTTCACAATCAGACCACTATGGCTCATCCCATGCATTTACATGGTCATGTGTTTGAAGTGACTGAAATTGATGGAAAAGCCATTAAAAACGGCGCCATCCAAGATACCGTACTGGTTTTGCCTCATTCCACGGTGAAGGTGCAATTTGATACGGATAATCCGGGTAATTGGATGATGCATTGTCATATGCTGTATCATCAAGAAAGTGGGATGATGACCCTGGTTCATTATAAAGGAGTTGCTATGCCTCCTTTAACCATGACGCATGAGATGCATTCATGA